A window of Oncorhynchus kisutch isolate 150728-3 linkage group LG10, Okis_V2, whole genome shotgun sequence contains these coding sequences:
- the LOC109897515 gene encoding discoidin domain-containing receptor 2 isoform X3 — translation MKRLWDKHFPLLILLYLVGDVTSQVNPGVCRYPLGMSGGQIQDEDISASSQWSESTAARYGRLDFEEGDGAWCPERMVEPDSLKEFLQVDLRSLHFITLVGTQGRHAGGIGNEFAQMYKIKYSRDGSRWISWRNRQGNQVIEGNRNAYDIMLKDLEPPIIARFVRFMPVSDHSMNVCMRVELYGCEWLDGLVSYNAPAGEQMSLEGQPVHFNDSVYDGAVIHSMTEGLGQLTDGMCGLDDFTHSHVYNVWPGYDYVGWTNESFPNGYVEIMFEFDRTRNFTTMKVHCNNMFMQHIKAFRQVVCYFRSEADWEATPLSFSPVVDDVNPSARFITVSLANHMASAMKCHFYFADAWMMFSEITFQSDTAMYNTTLAPPKTASGPPTSTQPGDDPTHKIDDSNTRILIGCLVAIIFILVAIIVIILWRQVWQKMLEKSETFAYSHNNPSSSSSSSAPSEQESSSTYERIFPLGPDYQEPSRLIRKLPEFSQSSEEAALTSTVVAVTASKAPTATFAQDGVPHYAEADVVSLQGVTGGNTYAVPALTMDLLSGKDVAVEEFPRKLLTFKEKLGEGQFGEVHLCEAEGMQEFMDEDFSFDISDNQPVLVAVKMLRADANKNARNDFLKEIKIMARLKDPNIIRLLAVCICSDPLCMITEYMENGDLNQFLSRHEAEGQLALISNAPTVSYSNLCYMATQIASGMRYLSSLNFVHRDLATRNCLVGKNYTIKIADFGMSRNLYSGDYYRIQGRAVLPIRWMSWESILLGKFTTASDVWAFGVTLWETLTFCNEQPYSQLTDEQVIENTGEFFRDQKRQVYLPQPVLCPDSVYKIMLNCWRRNTKERPSFQDIHRALLESQA, via the exons atgaAGCGCCTGTGGGACAAACACTTTCCGTTGCTCATCCTTCTCTATCTGGTAGGAGACGTCACCTCACAGGTTAACCCAG GTGTGTGTCGGTACCCTCTGGGGATGTCAGGAGGGCAGATTCAGGATGAAGACATCTCAGCCTCCAGTCAGTGGTCTGAGTCGACTGCTGCTAGATACGGCag gttGGACTTTGAGGAGGGTGATGGCGCGTGGTGTCCAGAGAGAATGGTGGAACCAGACAGCCTGAAGGAGTTCCTCCAGGTAGACCTGCGCTCCCTCCACTTCATCACCCTGGTGGGCACCCAGGGCCGCCACGCAGGGGGCATCGGCAACGAGTTTGCCCAGATGTACAAGATCAAATACAGCCGTGACGGCAGCCGCTGGATCTCCTGGAGGAACAGGCAAGGCAACCAG GTCATTGAGGGGAACAGGAATGCATATGACATCATGCTGAAGGACCTGGAGCCTCCGATCATCGCCCGCTTCGTGAGGTTCATGCCCGTCTCAGACCACTCTATGAACGTCTGCATGAGGGTGGAGCTCTACGGCTGTGAATGGCTCG ACGGTTTGGTGTCCTACAACGCTCCAGCAGGAGAACAGATGAGTCTAGAGGGCCAGCCTGTCCACTTCAACGACTCGGTGTACGACGGAGCCGTCATCCACAG TATGACGGAGGGCCTGGGCCAGCTGACTGATGGGATGTGTGGATTAGATGACTTCACCCACAGCCACGTCTACAATGTGTGGCCTGGCTACGACTACGTAGGTTGGACCAACGAGAGCTTCCCCAACGGATACGTGGAGATCATGTTCGAGTTCGACCGCACACGCAACTTCACCACCATGaag gtgcACTGTAACAACATGTTCATGCAGCATATCAAGGCATTCCGCCAGGTTGTGTGTTACTTCCGTTCCGAGGCTGACTGGGAGGCCACGCCCCTTTCCTTCAGCCCTGTGGTGGATGACGTCAATCCCAGCGCCCGATTCATCACTGTCTCTCTGGCCAATCACATGGCCAGTGCTATGAAGTGCCATTTCTACTTCGCTGACGCCTGGATGATGTTTAGCGAAATCACCTTCCAGTCAG ACACAGCCATGTACAATACTACCCTGGCTCCACCCAAGACTGCCAGTGGCCCCCCCACCAGCACTCAACCAG GGGATGACCCCACCCACAAAATAGACGACAGCAACACcagaattctgattggctgcctGGTGGCCATCATCTTCATCCTCGTCgccatcatcgtcatcatcctcTGGAGGCAGGTCTGGCAAAAGATGCTGGAGAAG AGCGAGACATTCGCCTACAGCCACAACAACccttcatcgtcatcatcatcatcagcaccCAGCGAACAGGAGTCTAGCTCCACCTACGAGCGTATCTTCCCCCTGGGCCCTGACTACCAGGAGCCTTCACGACTGATACGCAAGCTGCCTGAGTTCTCCCAAAGCTCGGAGGAGGCCG CATTGACCAGCACAGTGGTGGCAGTGACAGCCTCCAAGGCTCCCACGGCAACATTTGCCCAGGACGGAGTCCCTCACTATGCCGAGGCAGACGTCGTCAGCCTGCAGGGCGTAACTGGAGGCAACACGTACGCGGTCCCTGCTCTAACCATGGACCTGCTGTCAGGGAAGGACGTGGCGGTGGAAGAGTTCCCCAGGAAACTGCTCACCTTTAAAGAAAAGCTGGGCGAGGGACAGTTTGGAGAG GTCCACCTGTGTGAGGCAGAGGGCATGCAGGAGTTTATGGATGAGGATTTCTCCTTTGACATCAGTGACAACCAGCCAGTACTGGTGGCTGTTAAGATGCTAAGGGCAGACGCTAACAAAAACGCCAG GAACGACTTCCTGAAGGAGATTAAGATCATGGCTCGTCTGAAGGACCCTAACATCATCCGTCTGCTGGCTGTGTGTATCTGCAGTGACCCCCTCTGCATGATCACAGAGTACATGGAGAATGGAGACCTCAACCAGTTCCTGTCCCGCCATGAAGCTGAGGGACAGCTAGCGCTCATCAGCAACGCACCCACTGTCAG CTACAGTAACCTGTGCTACATGGCCACTCAGATTGCCTCAGGGATGAGGTACCTCTCCTCGCTCAACTTTGTCCACAGAGACCTGGCCACGAGGAACTGTCTGGTGGGGAAGAACTACACCATCAAGATCGCTGACTTTGGCATGAGCAGGAACCTGTACAGCGGAGACTACTACCGCATCCAGGGCCGGGCCGTGTTGCCCATACGATGGATGTCCTGGGAGAGCATACTgctg GGAAAGTTCACCACAGCCAGTGATGTGTGGGCATTTGGGGTGACGCTGTGGGAGACCCTAACCTTCTGTAACGAGCAGCCTTACTCCCAGCTGACTGACGAACAGGTCATAGAGAACACTGGCGAGTTCTTCAGGGACCAGAAACGACAG GTCTACCTTCCCCAGCCAGTGCTGTGTCCTGACTCTGTGTATAAGATCATGCTGAATTGTTGGAGGAGGAACACCAAGGAGAGGCCTTCCTTCCAGGACATCCACCGAGCACTGCTTGAGAGCCAAGCTTAG
- the LOC109897515 gene encoding discoidin domain-containing receptor 2 isoform X2 — translation MKRLWDKHFPLLILLYLVGDVTSQVNPGVCRYPLGMSGGQIQDEDISASSQWSESTAARYGRLDFEEGDGAWCPERMVEPDSLKEFLQVDLRSLHFITLVGTQGRHAGGIGNEFAQMYKIKYSRDGSRWISWRNRQGNQVIEGNRNAYDIMLKDLEPPIIARFVRFMPVSDHSMNVCMRVELYGCEWLDGLVSYNAPAGEQMSLEGQPVHFNDSVYDGAVIHSMTEGLGQLTDGMCGLDDFTHSHVYNVWPGYDYVGWTNESFPNGYVEIMFEFDRTRNFTTMKVHCNNMFMQHIKAFRQVVCYFRSEADWEATPLSFSPVVDDVNPSARFITVSLANHMASAMKCHFYFADAWMMFSEITFQSDTAMYNTTLAPPKTASGPPTSTQPDDSNTRILIGCLVAIIFILVAIIVIILWRQVWQKMLEKASRRMLDDELTASLSLQSETFAYSHNNPSSSSSSSAPSEQESSSTYERIFPLGPDYQEPSRLIRKLPEFSQSSEEAALTSTVVAVTASKAPTATFAQDGVPHYAEADVVSLQGVTGGNTYAVPALTMDLLSGKDVAVEEFPRKLLTFKEKLGEGQFGEVHLCEAEGMQEFMDEDFSFDISDNQPVLVAVKMLRADANKNARNDFLKEIKIMARLKDPNIIRLLAVCICSDPLCMITEYMENGDLNQFLSRHEAEGQLALISNAPTVSYSNLCYMATQIASGMRYLSSLNFVHRDLATRNCLVGKNYTIKIADFGMSRNLYSGDYYRIQGRAVLPIRWMSWESILLGKFTTASDVWAFGVTLWETLTFCNEQPYSQLTDEQVIENTGEFFRDQKRQVYLPQPVLCPDSVYKIMLNCWRRNTKERPSFQDIHRALLESQA, via the exons atgaAGCGCCTGTGGGACAAACACTTTCCGTTGCTCATCCTTCTCTATCTGGTAGGAGACGTCACCTCACAGGTTAACCCAG GTGTGTGTCGGTACCCTCTGGGGATGTCAGGAGGGCAGATTCAGGATGAAGACATCTCAGCCTCCAGTCAGTGGTCTGAGTCGACTGCTGCTAGATACGGCag gttGGACTTTGAGGAGGGTGATGGCGCGTGGTGTCCAGAGAGAATGGTGGAACCAGACAGCCTGAAGGAGTTCCTCCAGGTAGACCTGCGCTCCCTCCACTTCATCACCCTGGTGGGCACCCAGGGCCGCCACGCAGGGGGCATCGGCAACGAGTTTGCCCAGATGTACAAGATCAAATACAGCCGTGACGGCAGCCGCTGGATCTCCTGGAGGAACAGGCAAGGCAACCAG GTCATTGAGGGGAACAGGAATGCATATGACATCATGCTGAAGGACCTGGAGCCTCCGATCATCGCCCGCTTCGTGAGGTTCATGCCCGTCTCAGACCACTCTATGAACGTCTGCATGAGGGTGGAGCTCTACGGCTGTGAATGGCTCG ACGGTTTGGTGTCCTACAACGCTCCAGCAGGAGAACAGATGAGTCTAGAGGGCCAGCCTGTCCACTTCAACGACTCGGTGTACGACGGAGCCGTCATCCACAG TATGACGGAGGGCCTGGGCCAGCTGACTGATGGGATGTGTGGATTAGATGACTTCACCCACAGCCACGTCTACAATGTGTGGCCTGGCTACGACTACGTAGGTTGGACCAACGAGAGCTTCCCCAACGGATACGTGGAGATCATGTTCGAGTTCGACCGCACACGCAACTTCACCACCATGaag gtgcACTGTAACAACATGTTCATGCAGCATATCAAGGCATTCCGCCAGGTTGTGTGTTACTTCCGTTCCGAGGCTGACTGGGAGGCCACGCCCCTTTCCTTCAGCCCTGTGGTGGATGACGTCAATCCCAGCGCCCGATTCATCACTGTCTCTCTGGCCAATCACATGGCCAGTGCTATGAAGTGCCATTTCTACTTCGCTGACGCCTGGATGATGTTTAGCGAAATCACCTTCCAGTCAG ACACAGCCATGTACAATACTACCCTGGCTCCACCCAAGACTGCCAGTGGCCCCCCCACCAGCACTCAACCAG ACGACAGCAACACcagaattctgattggctgcctGGTGGCCATCATCTTCATCCTCGTCgccatcatcgtcatcatcctcTGGAGGCAGGTCTGGCAAAAGATGCTGGAGAAG GCCTCGCGGCGGATGCTGGACGATGAACTAACTGCTAGTCTGTCACTACAGAGCGAGACATTCGCCTACAGCCACAACAACccttcatcgtcatcatcatcatcagcaccCAGCGAACAGGAGTCTAGCTCCACCTACGAGCGTATCTTCCCCCTGGGCCCTGACTACCAGGAGCCTTCACGACTGATACGCAAGCTGCCTGAGTTCTCCCAAAGCTCGGAGGAGGCCG CATTGACCAGCACAGTGGTGGCAGTGACAGCCTCCAAGGCTCCCACGGCAACATTTGCCCAGGACGGAGTCCCTCACTATGCCGAGGCAGACGTCGTCAGCCTGCAGGGCGTAACTGGAGGCAACACGTACGCGGTCCCTGCTCTAACCATGGACCTGCTGTCAGGGAAGGACGTGGCGGTGGAAGAGTTCCCCAGGAAACTGCTCACCTTTAAAGAAAAGCTGGGCGAGGGACAGTTTGGAGAG GTCCACCTGTGTGAGGCAGAGGGCATGCAGGAGTTTATGGATGAGGATTTCTCCTTTGACATCAGTGACAACCAGCCAGTACTGGTGGCTGTTAAGATGCTAAGGGCAGACGCTAACAAAAACGCCAG GAACGACTTCCTGAAGGAGATTAAGATCATGGCTCGTCTGAAGGACCCTAACATCATCCGTCTGCTGGCTGTGTGTATCTGCAGTGACCCCCTCTGCATGATCACAGAGTACATGGAGAATGGAGACCTCAACCAGTTCCTGTCCCGCCATGAAGCTGAGGGACAGCTAGCGCTCATCAGCAACGCACCCACTGTCAG CTACAGTAACCTGTGCTACATGGCCACTCAGATTGCCTCAGGGATGAGGTACCTCTCCTCGCTCAACTTTGTCCACAGAGACCTGGCCACGAGGAACTGTCTGGTGGGGAAGAACTACACCATCAAGATCGCTGACTTTGGCATGAGCAGGAACCTGTACAGCGGAGACTACTACCGCATCCAGGGCCGGGCCGTGTTGCCCATACGATGGATGTCCTGGGAGAGCATACTgctg GGAAAGTTCACCACAGCCAGTGATGTGTGGGCATTTGGGGTGACGCTGTGGGAGACCCTAACCTTCTGTAACGAGCAGCCTTACTCCCAGCTGACTGACGAACAGGTCATAGAGAACACTGGCGAGTTCTTCAGGGACCAGAAACGACAG GTCTACCTTCCCCAGCCAGTGCTGTGTCCTGACTCTGTGTATAAGATCATGCTGAATTGTTGGAGGAGGAACACCAAGGAGAGGCCTTCCTTCCAGGACATCCACCGAGCACTGCTTGAGAGCCAAGCTTAG
- the LOC109897515 gene encoding discoidin domain-containing receptor 2 isoform X1 — MKRLWDKHFPLLILLYLVGDVTSQVNPGVCRYPLGMSGGQIQDEDISASSQWSESTAARYGRLDFEEGDGAWCPERMVEPDSLKEFLQVDLRSLHFITLVGTQGRHAGGIGNEFAQMYKIKYSRDGSRWISWRNRQGNQVIEGNRNAYDIMLKDLEPPIIARFVRFMPVSDHSMNVCMRVELYGCEWLDGLVSYNAPAGEQMSLEGQPVHFNDSVYDGAVIHSMTEGLGQLTDGMCGLDDFTHSHVYNVWPGYDYVGWTNESFPNGYVEIMFEFDRTRNFTTMKVHCNNMFMQHIKAFRQVVCYFRSEADWEATPLSFSPVVDDVNPSARFITVSLANHMASAMKCHFYFADAWMMFSEITFQSDTAMYNTTLAPPKTASGPPTSTQPGDDPTHKIDDSNTRILIGCLVAIIFILVAIIVIILWRQVWQKMLEKASRRMLDDELTASLSLQSETFAYSHNNPSSSSSSSAPSEQESSSTYERIFPLGPDYQEPSRLIRKLPEFSQSSEEAALTSTVVAVTASKAPTATFAQDGVPHYAEADVVSLQGVTGGNTYAVPALTMDLLSGKDVAVEEFPRKLLTFKEKLGEGQFGEVHLCEAEGMQEFMDEDFSFDISDNQPVLVAVKMLRADANKNARNDFLKEIKIMARLKDPNIIRLLAVCICSDPLCMITEYMENGDLNQFLSRHEAEGQLALISNAPTVSYSNLCYMATQIASGMRYLSSLNFVHRDLATRNCLVGKNYTIKIADFGMSRNLYSGDYYRIQGRAVLPIRWMSWESILLGKFTTASDVWAFGVTLWETLTFCNEQPYSQLTDEQVIENTGEFFRDQKRQVYLPQPVLCPDSVYKIMLNCWRRNTKERPSFQDIHRALLESQA; from the exons atgaAGCGCCTGTGGGACAAACACTTTCCGTTGCTCATCCTTCTCTATCTGGTAGGAGACGTCACCTCACAGGTTAACCCAG GTGTGTGTCGGTACCCTCTGGGGATGTCAGGAGGGCAGATTCAGGATGAAGACATCTCAGCCTCCAGTCAGTGGTCTGAGTCGACTGCTGCTAGATACGGCag gttGGACTTTGAGGAGGGTGATGGCGCGTGGTGTCCAGAGAGAATGGTGGAACCAGACAGCCTGAAGGAGTTCCTCCAGGTAGACCTGCGCTCCCTCCACTTCATCACCCTGGTGGGCACCCAGGGCCGCCACGCAGGGGGCATCGGCAACGAGTTTGCCCAGATGTACAAGATCAAATACAGCCGTGACGGCAGCCGCTGGATCTCCTGGAGGAACAGGCAAGGCAACCAG GTCATTGAGGGGAACAGGAATGCATATGACATCATGCTGAAGGACCTGGAGCCTCCGATCATCGCCCGCTTCGTGAGGTTCATGCCCGTCTCAGACCACTCTATGAACGTCTGCATGAGGGTGGAGCTCTACGGCTGTGAATGGCTCG ACGGTTTGGTGTCCTACAACGCTCCAGCAGGAGAACAGATGAGTCTAGAGGGCCAGCCTGTCCACTTCAACGACTCGGTGTACGACGGAGCCGTCATCCACAG TATGACGGAGGGCCTGGGCCAGCTGACTGATGGGATGTGTGGATTAGATGACTTCACCCACAGCCACGTCTACAATGTGTGGCCTGGCTACGACTACGTAGGTTGGACCAACGAGAGCTTCCCCAACGGATACGTGGAGATCATGTTCGAGTTCGACCGCACACGCAACTTCACCACCATGaag gtgcACTGTAACAACATGTTCATGCAGCATATCAAGGCATTCCGCCAGGTTGTGTGTTACTTCCGTTCCGAGGCTGACTGGGAGGCCACGCCCCTTTCCTTCAGCCCTGTGGTGGATGACGTCAATCCCAGCGCCCGATTCATCACTGTCTCTCTGGCCAATCACATGGCCAGTGCTATGAAGTGCCATTTCTACTTCGCTGACGCCTGGATGATGTTTAGCGAAATCACCTTCCAGTCAG ACACAGCCATGTACAATACTACCCTGGCTCCACCCAAGACTGCCAGTGGCCCCCCCACCAGCACTCAACCAG GGGATGACCCCACCCACAAAATAGACGACAGCAACACcagaattctgattggctgcctGGTGGCCATCATCTTCATCCTCGTCgccatcatcgtcatcatcctcTGGAGGCAGGTCTGGCAAAAGATGCTGGAGAAG GCCTCGCGGCGGATGCTGGACGATGAACTAACTGCTAGTCTGTCACTACAGAGCGAGACATTCGCCTACAGCCACAACAACccttcatcgtcatcatcatcatcagcaccCAGCGAACAGGAGTCTAGCTCCACCTACGAGCGTATCTTCCCCCTGGGCCCTGACTACCAGGAGCCTTCACGACTGATACGCAAGCTGCCTGAGTTCTCCCAAAGCTCGGAGGAGGCCG CATTGACCAGCACAGTGGTGGCAGTGACAGCCTCCAAGGCTCCCACGGCAACATTTGCCCAGGACGGAGTCCCTCACTATGCCGAGGCAGACGTCGTCAGCCTGCAGGGCGTAACTGGAGGCAACACGTACGCGGTCCCTGCTCTAACCATGGACCTGCTGTCAGGGAAGGACGTGGCGGTGGAAGAGTTCCCCAGGAAACTGCTCACCTTTAAAGAAAAGCTGGGCGAGGGACAGTTTGGAGAG GTCCACCTGTGTGAGGCAGAGGGCATGCAGGAGTTTATGGATGAGGATTTCTCCTTTGACATCAGTGACAACCAGCCAGTACTGGTGGCTGTTAAGATGCTAAGGGCAGACGCTAACAAAAACGCCAG GAACGACTTCCTGAAGGAGATTAAGATCATGGCTCGTCTGAAGGACCCTAACATCATCCGTCTGCTGGCTGTGTGTATCTGCAGTGACCCCCTCTGCATGATCACAGAGTACATGGAGAATGGAGACCTCAACCAGTTCCTGTCCCGCCATGAAGCTGAGGGACAGCTAGCGCTCATCAGCAACGCACCCACTGTCAG CTACAGTAACCTGTGCTACATGGCCACTCAGATTGCCTCAGGGATGAGGTACCTCTCCTCGCTCAACTTTGTCCACAGAGACCTGGCCACGAGGAACTGTCTGGTGGGGAAGAACTACACCATCAAGATCGCTGACTTTGGCATGAGCAGGAACCTGTACAGCGGAGACTACTACCGCATCCAGGGCCGGGCCGTGTTGCCCATACGATGGATGTCCTGGGAGAGCATACTgctg GGAAAGTTCACCACAGCCAGTGATGTGTGGGCATTTGGGGTGACGCTGTGGGAGACCCTAACCTTCTGTAACGAGCAGCCTTACTCCCAGCTGACTGACGAACAGGTCATAGAGAACACTGGCGAGTTCTTCAGGGACCAGAAACGACAG GTCTACCTTCCCCAGCCAGTGCTGTGTCCTGACTCTGTGTATAAGATCATGCTGAATTGTTGGAGGAGGAACACCAAGGAGAGGCCTTCCTTCCAGGACATCCACCGAGCACTGCTTGAGAGCCAAGCTTAG